In Syntrophorhabdaceae bacterium, one DNA window encodes the following:
- the pyrE gene encoding orotate phosphoribosyltransferase, whose product MMDERARLLDIMKKLSYEEGEFILKSGKKSSFYIDARETTLNPEGMYLAGSIMYKMVKDMTDIEAVGGVSVGADPLVCSVVLYAYHQKDSLSGFFIRKEPKGHGRSLWIEGAKNLKPGMNVVILEDVITTGGSSLRAIEIAVQAGYHVKGLIAILDRLEGGKEAIESNGYTFRPIFNINDLRQNSL is encoded by the coding sequence ATGATGGACGAAAGAGCAAGATTGCTTGATATCATGAAAAAGTTATCTTATGAAGAAGGTGAATTTATCCTAAAAAGCGGCAAAAAGAGTTCTTTTTATATAGATGCCCGTGAGACCACCCTTAATCCAGAGGGTATGTATCTGGCAGGTAGTATTATGTATAAGATGGTTAAAGACATGACCGACATTGAGGCAGTGGGAGGGGTAAGCGTTGGTGCCGATCCTCTGGTGTGTTCTGTAGTTTTATATGCATACCATCAAAAAGATAGCCTCTCAGGTTTTTTTATAAGAAAAGAACCAAAGGGACACGGAAGAAGCCTCTGGATCGAAGGTGCGAAAAATCTGAAACCTGGCATGAATGTAGTTATACTTGAAGATGTAATTACTACAGGTGGTTCTTCACTTCGGGCAATAGAGATTGCCGTGCAGGCAGGATACCATGTAAAGGGATTGATAGCCATCCTTGATAGGCTTGAAGGTGGAAAAGAGGCAATAGAATCAAATGGATATACATTTAGGCCTATTTTTAACATAAATGATTTAAGGCAAAATAGCTTATAA
- a CDS encoding macro domain-containing protein — translation MENLKEIEIKDTLIRIIKGDLTESEADAIVNAANSYLQHGGGVAGAIVRKGGNIIQEESNRIGFCPVGSAVITIGGNLKARYVIHTVGPRWGEGDEEKKLRSAIQSTLSLAHDKGFKSISLPAISAGIFGFPKDRCASIITEEIVRFINTKDTTLKEINLFLIDQEIIEFFKDEMERYKKA, via the coding sequence ATGGAGAATCTAAAGGAAATAGAGATTAAAGACACTTTAATCAGGATTATAAAAGGTGATCTCACAGAAAGCGAAGCCGATGCCATTGTGAATGCGGCAAATTCCTATCTGCAACATGGAGGAGGTGTAGCCGGAGCAATTGTCCGTAAAGGGGGTAATATTATTCAAGAGGAGAGTAATCGTATAGGTTTCTGTCCTGTTGGTTCTGCTGTAATAACTATTGGTGGGAACTTAAAGGCAAGATATGTAATACATACTGTTGGACCAAGGTGGGGTGAAGGTGATGAGGAGAAAAAATTAAGGAGTGCCATACAGAGCACCCTCTCCCTTGCCCATGACAAGGGTTTTAAATCCATTTCCCTGCCCGCTATCAGTGCAGGTATATTCGGTTTTCCAAAAGATAGATGTGCCTCTATTATAACAGAGGAGATAGTTCGATTTATCAATACCAAAGATACCACTTTAAAGGAGATAAACCTGTTTTTGATTGATCAGGAGATAATTGAATTTTTCAAAGATGAAATGGAAAGATATAAAAAAGCATAA
- a CDS encoding metalloregulator ArsR/SmtB family transcription factor has product MDNIAQIYKALSEEIRLRIITLLTHGELCVCDLMEIFQETQSKISRHLAYLKHSGFVKSRRVGTWMHYSLKEPMDKHIEAHISFIKEYLSDMDLYKEDVKKMEEVKQMKLCEKQNTPSRKNKRSQV; this is encoded by the coding sequence ATGGATAATATAGCCCAAATATACAAAGCCCTTTCTGAGGAGATAAGGCTAAGGATTATCACGCTTTTGACCCATGGTGAACTATGTGTATGTGACCTTATGGAGATATTTCAAGAAACCCAATCAAAGATATCAAGGCATCTTGCCTATCTAAAGCATTCAGGATTTGTAAAAAGCAGGCGGGTTGGAACATGGATGCATTACTCACTAAAAGAGCCTATGGATAAACACATAGAAGCACATATTTCTTTTATAAAGGAATATCTGTCAGATATGGATTTATATAAAGAAGATGTTAAAAAGATGGAAGAGGTAAAACAAATGAAACTTTGCGAGAAACAAAATACACCATCACGTAAAAATAAAAGGTCTCAAGTTTAA